The Oncorhynchus tshawytscha isolate Ot180627B linkage group LG32, Otsh_v2.0, whole genome shotgun sequence genome includes a region encoding these proteins:
- the LOC112230362 gene encoding RAC-gamma serine/threonine-protein kinase, which produces MSDQNVVKEGWVQKRGEYIKNWRPRYFLLKTDGSFIGYKDKPQDADLAYPLNNFSVAKCQLMKTERPKPNTFIIRCLQWTTVIERTFHVDTPDERDEWAEAIQMVADSLAKQEEEGILCSPTSQIENEVNEEEMDTSTSQHKRKTMNDFDYLKLLGKGTFGKVILVKEKASGTYYAMKILKKEVIIAKDEVAHTLTESRVLKNTRHPFLTSLKYSFQTKDRLCFVMEYVNGGELFFHLSRERVFSEDRTRFYGAEIVSALDYLHSAKIVYRDLKLENLMLDKDGHVKITDFGLCKEGITDTATMKTFCGTPEYLAPEVLEDNDYGRAVDWWGLGVVMYEMMCGRLPFYNQDHEKLFELILMEEIKFPRTLSSDSKSLLSGLLIKDPNKRLGGGPDDAKEIMRHSFFVAIDWQDVYDKKLVPPFMPQVSSETDTRYFDEEFTAQTITITPPEKYDEDGMGEGDSERRPHFPQFSYSASGRE; this is translated from the exons ATGAGTGACCAAAACGTTGTCAAGGAAGGCTGGGTTCAGAAGAGAG GTGAGTACATAAAGAATTGGAGGCCGCGCTACTTCCTGCTGAAGACAGACGGATCCTTCATCGGCTACAAAGACAAACCCCAGGACGCAGACCTGGCCTATCCCCTCAATAACTTCTCTGTGGCAA aaTGTCAGCTGATGAAGACAGAGCGGCCAAAGCCCAACACGTTCATCATCCGCTGTTTGCAGTGGACAACGGTTATTGAGAGGACATTCCACGTGGACACGCCTGATGAGAG GGATGAGTGGGCCGAGGCCATCCAGATGGTGGCCGACTCCCTGGccaagcaggaggaggaggggatccTGTGCAGCCCCACGTCGCAGATTGAGAATGAGGTCAACGAGGAGGAGATGGACACCTCCACCAGCCAACACAAACGGAAG ACAATGAATGACTTTGACTATCTGAAACTACTGGGAAAAGGCACTTTTGGGAAAGTCATTCTGGTGAAGGAGAAGGCGAGCGGAACTTATTACGCCATGAAGATCCTGAAGAAAGAAGTCATCATCGCCAAG GATGAAGTTGCTCACACCCTCACAGAAAGCAGAGTGTTGAAAAACACCCGTCATCCATTCCTAACA TCTCTGAAGTACTCCTTTCAGACCAAGGACCGGTTGTGCTTTGTCATGGAGTATGTGAACGGAGGAGAG CTGTTTTTCCATTTGTCAAGAGAGCGAGTGTTTTCCGAGGACCGCACCCGATTCTACGGAGCTGAGATCGTCTCCGCTTTAGACTACCTTCACTCTGCCAAGATAGTGTACCGCGATCTGAAG CTGGAGAACTTGATGCTGGATAAAGACGGGCACGTCAAGATCACGGACTTCGGCCTCTGCAAAGAGGGCATCACCGACACGGCCACCATGAAGACCTTCTGCGGCACGCCAGAGTACCTGGCTCCAGAG GTGCTGGAGGACAATGACTACGGCCGGGCGGTGGACTGGTGGGGTCTGGGCGTGGTCATGTATGAGATGATGTGCGGTCGGCTgcccttctacaaccaggaccaCGAGAAGCTGTTTGAGCTGATCCTCATGGAGGAGATCAAGTTTCCACGCACGCTCTCCTCCGACTCTAAGTCCCTGCTCTCCGGCCTGCTCATCAAGGACCCCAACAAACG ACTCGGTGGCGGTCCAGACGATGCGAAGGAGATAATGCGCCACAGTTTCTTTGTGGCTATAGACTGGCAAGACGTCTACGACAAAAAG ttGGTCCCCCCCTTCATGCCACAGGTCTCGTCAGAGACAGACACCCGGTATTTCGATGAGGAGTTCACGGCACAGACGATCACCATCACTCCCCCGGAGAAAT ACGATGAAGATGGGATGGGTGAGGGTGACAGCGAACGGAGGCCTCATTTCCCACAATTCTCATATTCGGCCAGCGGACGAGAGTGA